A window of Piliocolobus tephrosceles isolate RC106 chromosome 13, ASM277652v3, whole genome shotgun sequence contains these coding sequences:
- the MOB2 gene encoding MOB kinase activator 2 isoform X4, translating to MDWLMGKSKAKPNGKKPAAEERKAYLEPEHTKARITDFQFKELVVLPREIDLNEWLASNTTTFFHHINLQYSTVSEFCTGETCQTMAVCNTQYYWYDERGKKVKCTAPQYVDFVMSSVQKLVTDEDVFPTKYGREFPSSFESLVRKICRHLFHVLAHIYWAHFKETLALELHGHLNTLYVHFILFAREFNLLDPKETAIMDDLTEVLCSGAGGVHSGGSGDGASSGGPGAQNHVKER from the exons GAAGTCCAAAGCCAAGCCCAATGGCAAGAAGCCCGCTGCGGAGGAGCGGAAGGCCTACCTGGAGCCTGAGCACACCAAGGCCAGGATCACCGACTTCCAGTTCAAGGAGCTGGTGGTGCTGCCCCGCGAGATTGACCTCAACGAGTGGCTGGCCAGCAACA CCACGACGTTTTTCCACCACATCAACCTGCAGTATAGCACCGTCTCGGAGTTCTGCACGGGGGAGACGTGTCAGACCATGGCCGTGTGCAACAC ACAGTACTACTGGTATGATGAGCGGGGGAAGAAGGTCAAGTGCACGGCCCCACAGTACGTTGACTTCGTCATGAGCTCCGTGCAGAAGCTGGTGACGGATGAGGACGTGTTCCCCACAAAATACG GCAGAGAATTCCCCAGCTCCTTTGAGTCCCTGGTGAGGAAGATCTGCAGACACCTGTTCCACGTGCTGGCACACATCTACTGGGCCCACTTCAAGGAGACGCTAGCCCTGGAGCTGCACGGACACTTGAACACGCTCTACGTCCACTTCATCCTCTTTGCTCGGGAGTTCAACCTGCTGGACCCCAAAGAGACCGCCATCATGGACGACCTCACCGAGGTGCTATGCAGCGGGGCCGGCGGGGTCCACAGTGGGGGCAGTGGGGATGGGGCCAGCAGCGGGGGCCCGGGAGCACAGAACCACGTGAAGGAGAGATGA
- the MOB2 gene encoding MOB kinase activator 2 isoform X2, whose translation MDWLMGKSKAKPNGKKPAAEERKAYLEPEHTKARITDFQFKELVVLPREIDLNEWLASNSAQGPGGPLPCCPLLLEAPPEGGPPQLCSAAPGSTTFFHHINLQYSTVSEFCTGETCQTMAVCNTQYYWYDERGKKVKCTAPQYVDFVMSSVQKLVTDEDVFPTKYGREFPSSFESLVRKICRHLFHVLAHIYWAHFKETLALELHGHLNTLYVHFILFAREFNLLDPKETAIMDDLTEVLCSGAGGVHSGGSGDGASSGGPGAQNHVKER comes from the exons GAAGTCCAAAGCCAAGCCCAATGGCAAGAAGCCCGCTGCGGAGGAGCGGAAGGCCTACCTGGAGCCTGAGCACACCAAGGCCAGGATCACCGACTTCCAGTTCAAGGAGCTGGTGGTGCTGCCCCGCGAGATTGACCTCAACGAGTGGCTGGCCAGCAACAGTGCGCAGGGGCCTGGGGGGCCCCTTCCCTGCTGCCCGCTCCTCCTCGAAGCCCCTCCTGAAGGAGGACCCCCGCAGCTGTGCTCAGCAGCCCCCGGCT CCACGACGTTTTTCCACCACATCAACCTGCAGTATAGCACCGTCTCGGAGTTCTGCACGGGGGAGACGTGTCAGACCATGGCCGTGTGCAACAC ACAGTACTACTGGTATGATGAGCGGGGGAAGAAGGTCAAGTGCACGGCCCCACAGTACGTTGACTTCGTCATGAGCTCCGTGCAGAAGCTGGTGACGGATGAGGACGTGTTCCCCACAAAATACG GCAGAGAATTCCCCAGCTCCTTTGAGTCCCTGGTGAGGAAGATCTGCAGACACCTGTTCCACGTGCTGGCACACATCTACTGGGCCCACTTCAAGGAGACGCTAGCCCTGGAGCTGCACGGACACTTGAACACGCTCTACGTCCACTTCATCCTCTTTGCTCGGGAGTTCAACCTGCTGGACCCCAAAGAGACCGCCATCATGGACGACCTCACCGAGGTGCTATGCAGCGGGGCCGGCGGGGTCCACAGTGGGGGCAGTGGGGATGGGGCCAGCAGCGGGGGCCCGGGAGCACAGAACCACGTGAAGGAGAGATGA
- the MOB2 gene encoding MOB kinase activator 2 isoform X1, producing the protein MLGDHCSLPEDQALPSQSPQTGLCCKMVLQAVSKMLRKSKAKPNGKKPAAEERKAYLEPEHTKARITDFQFKELVVLPREIDLNEWLASNSAQGPGGPLPCCPLLLEAPPEGGPPQLCSAAPGSTTFFHHINLQYSTVSEFCTGETCQTMAVCNTQYYWYDERGKKVKCTAPQYVDFVMSSVQKLVTDEDVFPTKYGREFPSSFESLVRKICRHLFHVLAHIYWAHFKETLALELHGHLNTLYVHFILFAREFNLLDPKETAIMDDLTEVLCSGAGGVHSGGSGDGASSGGPGAQNHVKER; encoded by the exons ATGCTGGGAGACCACTGCAGTCTCCCTGAAGACCAAGCCCTGCCCAGCCAGTCCCCGCAAACCGGACTCTGCTGCAAAATGGTGCTTCAGGCCGTCAGCAAAATGCTCAG GAAGTCCAAAGCCAAGCCCAATGGCAAGAAGCCCGCTGCGGAGGAGCGGAAGGCCTACCTGGAGCCTGAGCACACCAAGGCCAGGATCACCGACTTCCAGTTCAAGGAGCTGGTGGTGCTGCCCCGCGAGATTGACCTCAACGAGTGGCTGGCCAGCAACAGTGCGCAGGGGCCTGGGGGGCCCCTTCCCTGCTGCCCGCTCCTCCTCGAAGCCCCTCCTGAAGGAGGACCCCCGCAGCTGTGCTCAGCAGCCCCCGGCT CCACGACGTTTTTCCACCACATCAACCTGCAGTATAGCACCGTCTCGGAGTTCTGCACGGGGGAGACGTGTCAGACCATGGCCGTGTGCAACAC ACAGTACTACTGGTATGATGAGCGGGGGAAGAAGGTCAAGTGCACGGCCCCACAGTACGTTGACTTCGTCATGAGCTCCGTGCAGAAGCTGGTGACGGATGAGGACGTGTTCCCCACAAAATACG GCAGAGAATTCCCCAGCTCCTTTGAGTCCCTGGTGAGGAAGATCTGCAGACACCTGTTCCACGTGCTGGCACACATCTACTGGGCCCACTTCAAGGAGACGCTAGCCCTGGAGCTGCACGGACACTTGAACACGCTCTACGTCCACTTCATCCTCTTTGCTCGGGAGTTCAACCTGCTGGACCCCAAAGAGACCGCCATCATGGACGACCTCACCGAGGTGCTATGCAGCGGGGCCGGCGGGGTCCACAGTGGGGGCAGTGGGGATGGGGCCAGCAGCGGGGGCCCGGGAGCACAGAACCACGTGAAGGAGAGATGA
- the MOB2 gene encoding MOB kinase activator 2 isoform X3, with amino-acid sequence MLGDHCSLPEDQALPSQSPQTGLCCKMVLQAVSKMLRKSKAKPNGKKPAAEERKAYLEPEHTKARITDFQFKELVVLPREIDLNEWLASNTTTFFHHINLQYSTVSEFCTGETCQTMAVCNTQYYWYDERGKKVKCTAPQYVDFVMSSVQKLVTDEDVFPTKYGREFPSSFESLVRKICRHLFHVLAHIYWAHFKETLALELHGHLNTLYVHFILFAREFNLLDPKETAIMDDLTEVLCSGAGGVHSGGSGDGASSGGPGAQNHVKER; translated from the exons ATGCTGGGAGACCACTGCAGTCTCCCTGAAGACCAAGCCCTGCCCAGCCAGTCCCCGCAAACCGGACTCTGCTGCAAAATGGTGCTTCAGGCCGTCAGCAAAATGCTCAG GAAGTCCAAAGCCAAGCCCAATGGCAAGAAGCCCGCTGCGGAGGAGCGGAAGGCCTACCTGGAGCCTGAGCACACCAAGGCCAGGATCACCGACTTCCAGTTCAAGGAGCTGGTGGTGCTGCCCCGCGAGATTGACCTCAACGAGTGGCTGGCCAGCAACA CCACGACGTTTTTCCACCACATCAACCTGCAGTATAGCACCGTCTCGGAGTTCTGCACGGGGGAGACGTGTCAGACCATGGCCGTGTGCAACAC ACAGTACTACTGGTATGATGAGCGGGGGAAGAAGGTCAAGTGCACGGCCCCACAGTACGTTGACTTCGTCATGAGCTCCGTGCAGAAGCTGGTGACGGATGAGGACGTGTTCCCCACAAAATACG GCAGAGAATTCCCCAGCTCCTTTGAGTCCCTGGTGAGGAAGATCTGCAGACACCTGTTCCACGTGCTGGCACACATCTACTGGGCCCACTTCAAGGAGACGCTAGCCCTGGAGCTGCACGGACACTTGAACACGCTCTACGTCCACTTCATCCTCTTTGCTCGGGAGTTCAACCTGCTGGACCCCAAAGAGACCGCCATCATGGACGACCTCACCGAGGTGCTATGCAGCGGGGCCGGCGGGGTCCACAGTGGGGGCAGTGGGGATGGGGCCAGCAGCGGGGGCCCGGGAGCACAGAACCACGTGAAGGAGAGATGA
- the MOB2 gene encoding MOB kinase activator 2 isoform X6: MAVCNTQYYWYDERGKKVKCTAPQYVDFVMSSVQKLVTDEDVFPTKYGREFPSSFESLVRKICRHLFHVLAHIYWAHFKETLALELHGHLNTLYVHFILFAREFNLLDPKETAIMDDLTEVLCSGAGGVHSGGSGDGASSGGPGAQNHVKER; encoded by the exons ATGGCCGTGTGCAACAC ACAGTACTACTGGTATGATGAGCGGGGGAAGAAGGTCAAGTGCACGGCCCCACAGTACGTTGACTTCGTCATGAGCTCCGTGCAGAAGCTGGTGACGGATGAGGACGTGTTCCCCACAAAATACG GCAGAGAATTCCCCAGCTCCTTTGAGTCCCTGGTGAGGAAGATCTGCAGACACCTGTTCCACGTGCTGGCACACATCTACTGGGCCCACTTCAAGGAGACGCTAGCCCTGGAGCTGCACGGACACTTGAACACGCTCTACGTCCACTTCATCCTCTTTGCTCGGGAGTTCAACCTGCTGGACCCCAAAGAGACCGCCATCATGGACGACCTCACCGAGGTGCTATGCAGCGGGGCCGGCGGGGTCCACAGTGGGGGCAGTGGGGATGGGGCCAGCAGCGGGGGCCCGGGAGCACAGAACCACGTGAAGGAGAGATGA
- the MOB2 gene encoding MOB kinase activator 2 isoform X5, which yields MLGDHCSLPEDQALPSQSPQTGLCCKMVLQAVSKMLRKSKAKPNGKKPAAEERKAYLEPEHTKARITDFQFKELVVLPREIDLNEWLASNSAQGPGGPLPCCPLLLEAPPEGGPPQLCSAAPGSTTFFHHINLQYSTVSEFCTGETCQTMAVCNTQYYWYDERGKKVKCTAPQYVDFVMSSVQKLVTDEDVFPTKYENSPAPLSPW from the exons ATGCTGGGAGACCACTGCAGTCTCCCTGAAGACCAAGCCCTGCCCAGCCAGTCCCCGCAAACCGGACTCTGCTGCAAAATGGTGCTTCAGGCCGTCAGCAAAATGCTCAG GAAGTCCAAAGCCAAGCCCAATGGCAAGAAGCCCGCTGCGGAGGAGCGGAAGGCCTACCTGGAGCCTGAGCACACCAAGGCCAGGATCACCGACTTCCAGTTCAAGGAGCTGGTGGTGCTGCCCCGCGAGATTGACCTCAACGAGTGGCTGGCCAGCAACAGTGCGCAGGGGCCTGGGGGGCCCCTTCCCTGCTGCCCGCTCCTCCTCGAAGCCCCTCCTGAAGGAGGACCCCCGCAGCTGTGCTCAGCAGCCCCCGGCT CCACGACGTTTTTCCACCACATCAACCTGCAGTATAGCACCGTCTCGGAGTTCTGCACGGGGGAGACGTGTCAGACCATGGCCGTGTGCAACAC ACAGTACTACTGGTATGATGAGCGGGGGAAGAAGGTCAAGTGCACGGCCCCACAGTACGTTGACTTCGTCATGAGCTCCGTGCAGAAGCTGGTGACGGATGAGGACGTGTTCCCCACAAAATACG AGAATTCCCCAGCTCCTTTGAGTCCCTGGTGA